The following coding sequences lie in one Methanothermobacter sp. MT-2 genomic window:
- a CDS encoding phosphoglycolate phosphatase has protein sequence MKAIAVDIDGTITDPTRKVGISALKALRKAESLGVPVILVTGNILCFTRAASVLIGTSGGLVAENGGVIYSNGEVKVLGDIKKAEEAYKHLKGLYPVEKVQFSEFRVSEVAIWRTVPEDIIKEVLKDFDVEVYDTRFAIHLTDPRVNKGASLKIVARDMGIKTSDIMAIGDSENDIDFLKVAGLKVAVANADPELKRIADYVTTRKYGDGVAEALEKFIF, from the coding sequence ATGAAGGCGATTGCAGTAGATATTGATGGTACTATCACGGACCCGACGAGGAAGGTGGGTATATCCGCCCTTAAAGCGTTGAGGAAGGCTGAATCCCTTGGGGTGCCTGTGATCCTTGTCACGGGTAATATTTTATGTTTTACAAGGGCGGCTTCTGTGCTTATAGGAACCTCTGGGGGTCTTGTGGCCGAGAATGGTGGTGTAATATATTCTAATGGGGAGGTTAAGGTGCTAGGTGATATTAAGAAGGCTGAAGAAGCCTACAAGCACCTTAAAGGTTTGTATCCTGTGGAGAAGGTTCAGTTTTCGGAGTTCAGAGTTTCGGAGGTGGCTATATGGCGCACAGTACCAGAGGATATTATAAAGGAAGTTTTGAAGGATTTTGATGTTGAAGTTTATGATACGAGGTTTGCAATTCACCTTACAGATCCACGTGTCAATAAAGGTGCATCCCTTAAAATCGTTGCAAGAGACATGGGGATCAAAACAAGTGACATAATGGCGATAGGAGACAGTGAAAATGACATCGACTTTTTAAAAGTTGCCGGGTTAAAGGTGGCGGTTGCCAACGCAGACCCAGAGCTTAAAAGGATAGCAGATTATGTAACAACCAGAAAATATGGGGATGGAGTGGCTGAAGCACTTGAAAAATTCATATTCTGA
- a CDS encoding protein translation elongation factor Tu, with product MAKEKEHINLAFIGHVDHGKSTLVGHLLLQAGVISEQQLAEGEDKFRYVMDRLAEERERGLTIDLAHTKFETKKYEFTIVDCPGHRDFVKNMITGASQADAAVLVVAADDGVMPQTKEHVFLARTLGIDQLIVAINKMDLVDYSEDRYNEVKDEVSELIKTVGYKPKEVPFVAVSAFVGDNITQKSDKTPWYKGPTIVEALDQLKPPEKPVDLPLRIPIQDVYSITGVGTVPVGRVETGVIKTGDNVIFEPPGVGGEVKSIEMHHERIEQAEPGDNIGFNVRGVGKNDIRRGDVAGHPDTPPTVAKQFTAQVVVLQHPGVITVGYTPVFHCHTAQVACTFTELIQKINPATGEVQEENPDFLKTGDAAVVKIQPTKPLVIEKIKDIPHMGRFAIRDMGQTVAAGMCIDLVPAK from the coding sequence ATGGCTAAAGAGAAAGAACACATAAACTTGGCATTTATTGGACACGTAGACCATGGAAAATCCACACTTGTAGGTCATCTTCTCCTACAAGCAGGAGTTATCAGTGAACAGCAGTTAGCTGAAGGAGAAGACAAATTCAGGTATGTTATGGACAGATTAGCAGAGGAAAGAGAAAGAGGACTGACAATAGACCTTGCACATACAAAATTCGAAACCAAAAAATATGAATTCACCATCGTGGACTGTCCAGGACACCGCGACTTCGTTAAAAACATGATCACAGGAGCGTCACAAGCAGATGCAGCAGTACTAGTCGTGGCAGCAGACGATGGTGTGATGCCACAGACCAAAGAACACGTATTCCTAGCAAGGACACTCGGCATAGACCAGCTAATCGTCGCAATAAACAAAATGGACCTAGTAGATTACAGTGAAGACAGATACAATGAAGTTAAAGACGAAGTGAGCGAACTCATCAAAACAGTCGGTTACAAACCCAAAGAAGTTCCATTCGTCGCGGTCTCAGCATTCGTAGGAGACAACATAACCCAAAAAAGTGATAAAACACCATGGTACAAGGGTCCAACAATAGTAGAAGCATTAGATCAGCTGAAACCGCCAGAAAAACCAGTAGACCTGCCATTAAGGATACCTATCCAGGATGTATACTCCATAACAGGAGTGGGCACAGTACCAGTTGGCAGAGTAGAAACAGGAGTCATAAAGACTGGTGACAACGTCATATTCGAGCCACCAGGCGTGGGCGGCGAAGTTAAATCCATCGAAATGCACCATGAACGCATAGAACAAGCCGAACCCGGTGACAACATAGGATTCAATGTTAGAGGTGTTGGAAAGAATGATATAAGAAGGGGTGACGTTGCAGGACACCCAGACACGCCACCAACAGTCGCCAAACAATTCACAGCCCAGGTGGTTGTGCTACAACACCCAGGTGTCATAACAGTAGGATACACACCAGTATTCCACTGCCACACAGCCCAAGTCGCATGCACATTCACAGAACTCATCCAGAAGATAAACCCAGCAACCGGTGAAGTGCAAGAAGAAAACCCAGACTTCCTAAAGACAGGAGACGCAGCAGTAGTCAAAATACAGCCAACCAAACCACTTGTAATAGAAAAGATCAAAGACATCCCACACATGGGCAGATTCGCCATAAGGGACATGGGACAGACTGTAGCAGCTGGAATGTGCATAGACCTAGTACCAGCAAAATAA
- a CDS encoding 30S ribosomal protein S10P: MQKARIKLTGTDPKKLEYVCEQIKKIAERTGVDISGPIPLPTKRLIVPTRKSPDGEGTATWEKWEMRIHKRLVGIEADERAMRQVMKVNVPDNVSIEIELKG; this comes from the coding sequence ATGCAGAAGGCACGCATCAAACTCACAGGAACAGACCCGAAAAAATTGGAATATGTCTGTGAACAGATAAAAAAGATAGCAGAGAGAACCGGAGTTGACATTTCAGGTCCCATACCCCTCCCAACCAAGAGGCTTATAGTACCAACCCGCAAATCCCCAGACGGTGAAGGAACCGCCACCTGGGAAAAATGGGAGATGAGAATCCATAAAAGACTCGTGGGAATAGAAGCCGATGAAAGGGCCATGCGCCAGGTTATGAAGGTAAATGTACCAGATAATGTTAGTATAGAAATAGAACTCAAAGGCTAA
- a CDS encoding predicted peptidase — MYDIAEKAFKEALKHAQNVEIYMQKEETLEVNIQRDKIDLAKEQQLTGLGLRVIENEKMGFAYTTNMERINETIEMAISNLKANEPDENFKFSRPSSYPKVKEIYDKRFHDFEISDAHEFAERILDKVFDEGCEPTSGGFTATYLQTLILNSNGVEAKYKSTGFATHISVNAKKGNFKSTAYESDASCLMDLEPEKISKTACRIAKDSIGGERIETGDLSIILDYHAINGILETFTSAINADNVQRGRSYLADKIGETVTNPTMNIYDDGRLTGGLYSAPVDDEGTPSQCTPIVEDGILENFIYDIYTASKGKVESTGNGIRSSFSSIPSVSTTNIVLDFKDKISFDDIKRGVLVTDVLGAHTANPISGDFSLEANNPFFIENGEIKYPIKKAMISGNIFNLLRDMVMVDSRIRQIGAFITPRILVKTLRVIGG, encoded by the coding sequence ATGTATGATATAGCAGAAAAGGCATTCAAAGAAGCCCTTAAACATGCGCAGAACGTTGAAATATACATGCAAAAAGAGGAAACATTAGAAGTTAACATACAAAGGGATAAAATAGACCTTGCAAAGGAACAACAGTTAACAGGCCTCGGTTTGAGGGTTATAGAAAACGAGAAGATGGGCTTCGCTTACACCACTAACATGGAAAGGATAAATGAGACAATAGAAATGGCAATTTCTAATTTAAAGGCGAATGAACCAGATGAAAATTTTAAATTTTCCAGGCCATCAAGTTACCCCAAGGTAAAAGAGATCTATGATAAAAGATTCCACGACTTTGAAATTTCTGATGCCCATGAATTCGCAGAGAGAATATTAGATAAAGTTTTTGATGAAGGTTGCGAACCCACCAGTGGAGGTTTCACTGCAACCTATCTTCAGACCCTTATACTAAACTCTAATGGAGTAGAAGCCAAATACAAAAGCACGGGATTCGCCACCCACATATCAGTCAATGCCAAAAAAGGAAATTTTAAGTCCACAGCCTATGAATCAGATGCATCATGTTTAATGGACCTAGAACCAGAAAAAATATCGAAGACTGCCTGCAGGATAGCGAAAGATTCCATTGGAGGTGAAAGGATCGAAACAGGCGATCTAAGCATAATATTAGATTATCATGCTATAAATGGAATTCTTGAAACATTCACATCAGCAATAAATGCAGATAATGTCCAAAGGGGAAGATCATACCTCGCAGACAAAATCGGGGAAACAGTGACGAATCCAACCATGAACATATATGATGATGGTAGACTAACAGGAGGCCTCTATTCAGCTCCAGTGGATGATGAAGGCACGCCTTCACAGTGCACACCCATAGTAGAAGATGGTATATTAGAAAATTTCATATATGATATTTACACTGCTTCTAAGGGCAAAGTTGAGAGTACTGGTAATGGTATAAGATCATCGTTTTCAAGTATACCATCAGTTTCAACAACCAACATAGTACTTGATTTCAAGGATAAAATATCATTTGATGATATTAAAAGGGGCGTGCTTGTAACTGATGTTCTCGGCGCCCACACAGCCAACCCAATATCTGGTGATTTTTCACTTGAGGCCAATAATCCATTTTTTATAGAGAATGGGGAGATAAAGTATCCGATAAAGAAGGCTATGATCTCAGGTAATATATTCAACCTTTTAAGGGATATGGTTATGGTGGATTCAAGGATAAGGCAAATAGGAGCTTTCATAACACCAAGGATACTTGTAAAAACTTTGAGGGTTATTGGAGGGTGA
- a CDS encoding nucleoside-triphosphatase MTBMA_c14560: MKNIIITGRPRSGKTTLIKKIKNHLEEKGAAIGGIFTPEIRKNNKRIGFKIIDIMTGEEGILAKKGSPGPRVGSYGVNIETIKKVGVPGIERAIKSADYILIDEVAPMELKDPNFMLKVEEALSSDKIVIAAFHRRLIQNMKNKRNIQIFRINPENRKLIYEKIKSIIEGK; encoded by the coding sequence ATGAAAAATATTATAATAACAGGAAGGCCAAGAAGTGGTAAAACAACCCTAATCAAAAAAATAAAAAACCATCTTGAAGAAAAAGGGGCTGCCATAGGCGGAATATTCACACCAGAAATAAGAAAAAACAATAAAAGGATAGGATTTAAGATAATAGATATAATGACGGGCGAAGAAGGTATACTAGCAAAGAAAGGGAGCCCAGGGCCCAGGGTAGGATCCTATGGGGTTAACATTGAAACCATCAAAAAAGTGGGCGTGCCCGGAATCGAAAGAGCCATAAAATCCGCAGATTACATCCTAATAGATGAGGTCGCGCCAATGGAACTTAAAGACCCAAACTTCATGTTGAAGGTTGAAGAGGCGCTTTCAAGCGACAAAATAGTTATAGCAGCCTTCCACAGGAGACTCATCCAAAACATGAAAAATAAAAGAAACATTCAAATATTCAGGATCAACCCAGAAAACCGCAAACTCATATATGAAAAGATAAAAAGTATAATAGAGGGAAAATAA
- a CDS encoding protein translation elongation factor 2 has protein sequence MSRRAKMISKIKELMYKPDYIRNIGIVAHIDHGKTTLSDNLLAGAGMISAELAGDQLFLDFDEQEQARGITIDAANVSMVHPYEEEEYLINLIDTPGHVDFGGDVTRAMRAVDGAVVVVCAVEGVMPQTETVLRQALKEHVKPVLFINKVDRLINELKLKPEELQERFIKIISQVNKLIKSMAPKKFKEKWQVKVEDGSVAFGSAYYNWAINIPIMQETGITFKDIYQYCKEDRQKELAQKVPLHKVLLGMVVKHLPSPSESQAYRVPVIWQGDLESEEGQTMLKTDPKGPLAVMVTDVRIDKHAGEVATGRIFGGTIKKGDEIFLVGSHATSRVQQVGVYMGPERINTDVVPAGNIVAITGAKNVVAGETVCDTERKIEAFESLEHISEPVVTVAVEAKNTKDLPKLIEVLRQIAKEDPTVKVEINEETGEHLVSGMGELHLEIIAYRINEKGVEIETSEPIVVYRETVIDTAGPVEGKSPNKHNRFYITIEPLEESVFKAIQEGRIKEGRIKGKEMANKFIEAGLSKEEARRVWDVYERNLFINMTRGIQYLDEIKELILDGFESAVDDGPMAKEKVMGVKIKLMDAKIHEDAVHRGPAQVLPAVRRAIYAAMMMAEPKILEPIQKVFINVPQEYMGNATREIQNRRGQILDMSQEGDMVTVEAKVPVAEMFGFAGDIRSATEGRCLWSTENAGFEKLPDELQKTIIKEIRTRKGLSPEPYGADHYLS, from the coding sequence GTGAGCAGACGCGCTAAAATGATTAGCAAGATCAAAGAATTAATGTACAAGCCAGATTACATCCGTAACATCGGCATAGTCGCCCACATAGACCATGGAAAAACAACCCTCTCAGACAACCTACTAGCAGGTGCAGGGATGATATCAGCAGAACTAGCCGGCGACCAACTATTCCTAGACTTCGACGAACAAGAACAAGCAAGAGGCATAACCATAGACGCGGCTAACGTCTCCATGGTCCACCCCTACGAAGAAGAAGAATACCTCATAAACCTCATAGACACACCAGGACACGTAGACTTCGGAGGAGACGTTACAAGGGCAATGAGAGCCGTTGACGGTGCAGTGGTCGTGGTCTGCGCAGTCGAAGGCGTAATGCCCCAAACAGAAACAGTACTAAGACAAGCCCTCAAAGAACATGTAAAACCAGTACTATTCATAAACAAAGTCGACCGCCTAATAAACGAACTCAAACTCAAACCAGAAGAACTCCAAGAAAGATTCATAAAAATAATAAGCCAAGTAAACAAGCTAATCAAAAGCATGGCACCTAAAAAATTCAAAGAAAAATGGCAAGTAAAAGTAGAAGACGGTAGCGTAGCCTTCGGATCAGCATACTACAACTGGGCCATCAACATACCCATAATGCAAGAAACAGGCATAACCTTCAAAGACATATACCAATACTGTAAAGAAGACAGACAAAAAGAACTAGCCCAGAAAGTCCCACTACACAAAGTACTCCTCGGAATGGTTGTGAAACACCTACCAAGCCCATCAGAATCCCAAGCATACAGAGTGCCAGTCATATGGCAAGGAGACCTAGAAAGTGAAGAAGGCCAAACCATGCTCAAAACAGACCCAAAAGGGCCTCTCGCAGTCATGGTAACAGATGTTAGGATAGATAAACATGCCGGTGAAGTGGCAACTGGCCGTATATTCGGCGGAACCATCAAAAAAGGCGATGAAATATTCCTAGTAGGATCCCATGCCACATCCAGAGTTCAACAAGTTGGAGTCTATATGGGCCCAGAGAGAATCAACACTGATGTTGTCCCGGCCGGTAACATTGTGGCGATAACAGGTGCCAAGAATGTGGTTGCAGGCGAAACAGTATGCGATACCGAGAGGAAAATAGAAGCATTCGAAAGCCTAGAGCACATTTCAGAACCTGTTGTCACAGTTGCGGTTGAAGCGAAGAACACTAAGGACCTTCCAAAACTCATAGAGGTTCTGAGACAGATAGCGAAGGAAGACCCCACAGTAAAAGTCGAGATAAACGAAGAAACTGGTGAACACCTCGTATCTGGGATGGGTGAATTACACCTTGAAATAATCGCCTATAGGATAAACGAAAAAGGCGTTGAAATAGAAACCTCGGAACCAATAGTAGTCTACAGAGAGACAGTCATAGACACTGCAGGTCCTGTAGAAGGCAAATCACCCAACAAACATAACAGATTCTATATAACCATAGAACCACTGGAAGAATCAGTGTTTAAAGCCATACAGGAAGGCCGGATCAAAGAAGGCCGTATAAAAGGTAAGGAGATGGCTAATAAGTTCATAGAAGCTGGTCTCAGTAAAGAGGAGGCTAGAAGAGTATGGGATGTGTATGAAAGGAACCTCTTCATAAACATGACAAGGGGTATCCAATACCTTGATGAGATAAAAGAACTCATATTAGACGGGTTCGAAAGCGCGGTAGATGATGGTCCAATGGCAAAAGAAAAGGTGATGGGCGTAAAGATCAAACTTATGGATGCTAAAATCCACGAGGATGCTGTGCACAGGGGGCCTGCCCAAGTCCTCCCTGCTGTGAGAAGAGCTATTTACGCGGCTATGATGATGGCCGAACCCAAGATCCTTGAACCGATACAGAAGGTTTTCATTAACGTTCCACAAGAGTATATGGGTAATGCTACGCGTGAAATCCAGAATAGACGGGGTCAAATCCTAGATATGAGCCAGGAAGGTGATATGGTGACAGTGGAAGCTAAGGTTCCAGTTGCTGAAATGTTTGGTTTCGCAGGTGACATTAGATCAGCTACGGAGGGAAGATGCCTCTGGTCCACTGAAAATGCAGGATTTGAAAAGTTACCAGATGAACTCCAAAAAACGATTATAAAGGAGATAAGAACAAGGAAAGGTTTATCACCTGAACCATATGGTGCTGACCATTACCTTAGTTAA
- a CDS encoding radical SAM domain protein produces MLEDYHLIKGYKKLARFKIAASIKARDVPTDKLWDEHERIRSKFKECYEKQIMKSCETSFLDLKIKIADNIFKSCHFCERRCNINREKETGYCGVLEPRIASEFLHFGEETPLVPSHTIFFSGCTFHCVFCQNWDISQNPQGGVFIKAKNLARLIDEKRRRGSFNVNFVGGDPTPNLNYILKVISYCEENIPIIWNSNFYMSKEAMKLLDGIIDLYLTDFKFGNNKCAKTLADVENYWKIITRNHLLAKKSANMIIRHLILPGHLECCTIPILSWIADKLGENTPINIMGQYRPVYHAMEYPKIDRYPTREEIYTAREYARELGLTNLL; encoded by the coding sequence ATGCTGGAAGATTATCATCTTATAAAAGGTTATAAAAAGCTTGCAAGATTTAAGATAGCAGCGTCCATCAAGGCTAGGGATGTGCCAACAGATAAGTTATGGGATGAACACGAAAGAATTCGGAGTAAATTCAAGGAATGTTATGAAAAACAGATCATGAAGTCATGTGAAACATCATTTTTGGATTTAAAGATTAAAATAGCTGACAACATATTTAAGTCATGTCATTTTTGTGAAAGACGCTGTAACATTAACCGTGAAAAAGAAACAGGATACTGTGGTGTGCTAGAGCCTAGGATAGCATCAGAATTTCTACACTTCGGCGAAGAAACACCTCTTGTCCCAAGCCACACAATATTCTTCTCAGGTTGCACATTCCACTGCGTATTCTGCCAAAACTGGGACATATCCCAAAACCCCCAAGGTGGCGTCTTCATAAAAGCAAAAAACCTTGCAAGGTTAATAGATGAGAAAAGACGTCGAGGATCATTCAACGTCAACTTTGTAGGCGGAGACCCCACACCCAACCTCAACTACATCCTAAAAGTCATATCATACTGTGAAGAAAACATCCCCATAATATGGAACAGCAACTTCTACATGTCAAAAGAAGCCATGAAACTATTAGACGGCATCATAGACCTATACCTCACAGATTTCAAATTCGGAAACAACAAATGCGCCAAGACACTAGCAGACGTGGAAAACTACTGGAAGATAATCACAAGAAACCATCTCTTAGCCAAAAAATCAGCCAACATGATAATAAGACACCTAATACTCCCAGGACACCTTGAATGTTGCACGATACCCATACTATCATGGATAGCGGACAAACTAGGCGAAAACACCCCAATCAATATAATGGGACAATACAGGCCAGTATACCATGCCATGGAATACCCAAAAATAGACAGATACCCCACAAGAGAAGAAATTTACACCGCAAGAGAATATGCAAGAGAATTAGGCCTCACCAACCTACTATAG
- a CDS encoding Sep-tRNA:Cys-tRNA synthase encodes MECQDYGLTRTLERENLNLNPLQRGGLLPADAREALYEFADGYSICDYCEGRLDQIKKPDIIRFLDDLADFIKVDVVRTVHGAREGKFAVMHAICDKGDTIIVDGNAHYTTHLSAERNQLKIIETPNTGYPTFEIKPETYREVLENAIDKTDIKLALLTHVDGDYGNLTDAKKIASTCKKLGVPLLLNCAYTMGRMPIDAKKIGADFIVGSGHKSMAASGPIGVLGMTNEWEDIILKRSERHEKKEIEMLGCTSRGAPIATLMASFPHVKERVRRWGKEVKKTRYFVEEMEKLGEIIQLGVKPKKHDLVRFETPIFDKIASSHPRRGFFLYEELKEKKIVGIKRGQTRWFKCSIYAMNMEQIKYIINAFKDIIKKYQA; translated from the coding sequence ATGGAATGTCAAGATTACGGTCTTACAAGGACGCTTGAAAGGGAAAACCTTAATCTAAACCCCCTACAAAGAGGTGGGCTCCTCCCAGCAGATGCACGTGAAGCACTCTACGAATTCGCGGATGGTTATAGCATATGCGATTATTGTGAAGGACGATTAGACCAGATAAAAAAACCAGACATCATAAGATTCCTCGATGACCTTGCAGATTTCATAAAAGTTGATGTTGTAAGGACAGTACATGGTGCAAGAGAAGGAAAATTCGCAGTGATGCACGCAATCTGCGATAAAGGAGACACTATCATCGTGGATGGGAATGCACATTACACAACACATCTATCAGCCGAAAGAAACCAACTCAAAATAATTGAAACACCAAACACCGGATATCCGACATTCGAAATAAAACCAGAAACCTACAGAGAAGTGTTGGAAAATGCAATTGACAAAACCGACATCAAACTCGCCCTACTTACACACGTCGACGGAGACTATGGAAACCTCACAGATGCAAAAAAAATCGCCTCAACCTGCAAAAAACTGGGCGTGCCACTACTCTTAAACTGCGCATACACCATGGGTAGAATGCCAATAGACGCCAAGAAGATCGGGGCAGATTTCATCGTGGGAAGCGGGCACAAAAGCATGGCAGCCTCAGGACCCATAGGAGTGCTTGGCATGACCAACGAATGGGAAGACATCATACTTAAAAGATCCGAGCGCCATGAAAAAAAGGAAATCGAAATGCTAGGATGTACAAGTAGAGGTGCTCCAATCGCAACATTAATGGCATCATTCCCACATGTAAAGGAGAGAGTTCGAAGATGGGGGAAAGAAGTTAAAAAGACAAGATACTTCGTAGAGGAAATGGAAAAACTGGGTGAAATAATACAATTAGGCGTCAAACCAAAAAAACACGACCTTGTAAGATTCGAAACACCCATATTCGATAAAATAGCAAGTTCGCATCCAAGAAGGGGCTTCTTCTTATATGAAGAGCTTAAGGAAAAGAAGATAGTTGGTATAAAGAGGGGTCAGACCCGATGGTTCAAATGCAGCATATATGCTATGAACATGGAACAAATAAAATATATAATCAACGCTTTCAAGGATATAATAAAAAAGTACCAAGCCTAA
- a CDS encoding predicted transcriptional regulator yields the protein MIKTKTVPEELIAVIPYTGCLKKTSSLLRELEEWLRENDANIKGPGFVILYTSPLKEDGRYDVGFPIEEEVEGSDRVNIVTIPEHKVLYTFYKNSGRRAAYESLIAFVEENNLDVIGSPKEVYHEDSVEIQFPII from the coding sequence ATGATAAAAACTAAAACGGTTCCAGAAGAGCTTATTGCAGTTATACCCTATACCGGATGTTTGAAGAAAACCAGCAGCTTACTCAGGGAACTTGAGGAGTGGCTCAGGGAAAATGATGCTAATATCAAGGGTCCTGGTTTTGTAATACTTTATACAAGCCCCCTTAAAGAGGATGGAAGATATGATGTGGGTTTCCCTATAGAAGAGGAGGTTGAAGGCAGCGATCGTGTGAATATTGTGACAATCCCTGAACATAAGGTTTTATACACTTTTTATAAAAATTCTGGTAGGCGGGCTGCTTATGAGTCCCTTATAGCCTTTGTTGAGGAGAATAATTTGGATGTGATAGGTTCGCCCAAGGAAGTCTATCATGAAGATTCAGTGGAGATACAATTCCCAATAATATAA